From the genome of Torulaspora globosa chromosome 2, complete sequence, one region includes:
- the RNH203 gene encoding Rnh203p (ancestral locus Anc_1.130), translating into MERKVDLTGDHDALPTYTAHLVPCKVRYSGPTAEFQDNLHMDSEHHRSLKKPEAEQQCDVSHVTYIRGRKIVGRQVFGSAEYTAFLMNSSSDASGDLTMKPIARVSEIVNYERDGNEGRLHEEVGRLEELLELSDMVHS; encoded by the coding sequence ATGGAGCGAAAGGTAGACCTGACGGGAGATCACGACGCGTTACCCACTTACACAGCACATCTGGTGCCTTGCAAGGTCAGATACTCGGGGCCTACCGCCGAGTTTCAGGACAATCTCCATATGGACAGCGAGCACCATCGGTCGCTGAAGAAACCTGAAGCCGAACAGCAGTGCGACGTCTCGCACGTCACGTACATCAGAGGCAGGAAGATCGTTGGACGACAGGTTTTTGGTTCTGCCGAGTACACGGCGTTCCTGATGAACAGCTCCTCAGACGCGTCAGGCGACCTGACCATGAAACCGATAGCCAGGGTCTCGGAGATTGTGAACTACGAACGGGATGGAAACGAGGGTAGGCTGCACGAGGAAGTCGGCAGACTCGAGGAGCTCCTAGAGCTCAGTGACATGGTTCATTCATAA